One Cydia amplana chromosome 18, ilCydAmpl1.1, whole genome shotgun sequence DNA segment encodes these proteins:
- the LOC134656523 gene encoding uncharacterized protein LOC134656523: MHELQKSRSYLEKLDGASAHFHRSGRHSLYKKLETLFESFGYSGRECVFRLLCDAGKAKTDEEQGTFLQELFRATFTLPKGETVEDILEYDMAHNTHNDCAELYPECEDLIY; the protein is encoded by the exons ATGCATGAATTGCAGAAGTCCAGGAGCTATCTCGAGAAGTTAGACGGGGCGAGTGCACATTTCCATAGAAGCGGCAGGCACAGTCTGTATAAAAAGTTGGAGACCTTGTTTGAGTC ATTCGGGTATTCAGGCCGTGAATGCGTGTTCAGATTATTATGCGACGCCGGCAAAGCGAAGACCGACGAGGAACAAGGGACCTTCCTCCAAGAATTATTCAGGGCAACGTTCAC GTTGCCAAAAGGAGAAACGGTTGAAGACATATTGGAATATGACATGGCACATAACACGCATAATGACTGTGCGGAATTGTACCCAGAATGCGaggatttaatttattaa
- the LOC134656524 gene encoding uncharacterized protein LOC134656524, producing MDVGESKILSRRKRYLIFPDGSSLQLVFCTQNHGYIQLSDIVWIGNTAALAWTLPTDPSIFGYFRNQLKEPYSIRRQDTNKHIYYLDEDGKLVAKVPYKR from the exons ATGGATGTGGGTGAAAGCAAAATATTATCAAGAAGAAAAAGATACCTGATATTTCCAGATGGCAGCTCTCTTCAActtg TATTCTGTACCCAAAACCACGGCTACATCCAGCTCAGCGACATCGTGTGGATCGGCAACACGGCTGCCCTAGCATGGACGTTACCCACGGACCCCTCAATATTCGGCTACTTCAGGAATCAGTTGAAGGAACCGTACAGTATACGGAGACAAGATACCAACAAACATATTTACTACTTAGATGAAGACGGGAAGTTAGTAGCGAAAGTACCATATAAGAGGTAA